From a region of the Phragmites australis chromosome 21, lpPhrAust1.1, whole genome shotgun sequence genome:
- the LOC133903996 gene encoding TPD1 protein homolog 1B-like, whose amino-acid sequence MGCFRKSAATMIGVLLLLASQGGLARANSCMQCSSRFEFLFHVRYIPTAVHCYGVIVVQMTLLHACMYANQMHDRWLTKHRTDHCPAGVVSGDPPSSSSAVKHETSSHVRKLLVSTTDPRGAAVNAAAETMMMSPDDCSEEVVEVSQDNGGPLPNGIPSYSVTITNTCLGCTVRDVHVSCGEFASTELVDPSDFRRVAYGDCLVRDGGPMGPGETILFEYSNSFLYPMDVASVSCGNI is encoded by the exons ATGGGATGCTTTCGGAAGTCTGCTGCTACGATGATCggcgtgctcctcctcctcgcttcTCAAGGTGGTCTTGCTCGTGCCAATTCGTGCATGCAATGTTCCTCTCGATTTGAGTTTCTCTTCCATGTTCGTTACATCCCGACCGCCGTGCATTGTTATGGTGTTATTGTTGTGCAAATGACGttattacatgcatgcatgtatgctaATCAAATGCATGATCGGTGGCTAACCAAACATCGTACTGATCACTGCCCAGCTGGAGTCGTTTCTGGTGATCCTCCATCTTCCTCCTCGGCGGTGAAGCATGAGACGTCGTCGCACGTCCGCAAGCTGCTCGTTAGCACCA CTGACCCACGCGGCGCCGCGGTGaacgcggcggcggagacgaTGATGATGTCGCCGGACGACTGCTCGGAAGAGGTCGTGGAGGTGTCGCAGGACAACGGGGGGCCTCTGCCGAACGGCATCCCGTCCTACAGCGTGACGATCACCAACACGTGCCTGGGCTGCACCGTGCGCGACGTCCACGTCTCCTGCGGCGAGTTCGCCTCCACGGAGCTCGTCGACCCCAGCGACTTCCGCCGCGTCGCATACGGCGACTGCCTCGTCAGGGACGGCGGCCCGATGGGGCCCGGCGAGACCATCTTATTCGAGTACTCCAACTCCTTCCTTTACCCCATGGACGTCGCTTCCGTCTCCTGCGGCAATATATAG
- the LOC133903631 gene encoding uncharacterized protein LOC133903631, with protein MASSSSSALPPSSSDAIKPEIFDGTGFKRWQARTRLWLMELGLFWVLTEEPPAPQGEAVLDEVERTRLDALRARWEKANASALARLLAVLSNRLFDVYVSFGEARKVWTELNDKYAESDNGNESFMVASYLNFRMGDGRSVMEQIHELQLIVRDLGQYGCVLPENFQINAILAKLPTSWRDFVTARRHLKQRLTLNELIAAINVEEKSKAGYGGGKTSAQANLVEHKNHPGKNMKKEKTKPGFSGPKVNAMKKKKKPEIVCYVCGESDHKANRCRNRKGKGPTPEQQKAAKAQVNVAVAMANDTGKGDSTSGAQMVDPY; from the exons ATGGCTAGCTCTAGCTCTTCTGCACTCCCACCGTCGTCCTCGGACGCGATTAAGCCTGAGATCTTTGATGGGACCGGCTTTAAGCGCTGGCAGGCCCGGACGAGGCTGTGGTTGATGGAGCTCGGTTTATTCTGGGTCCTCACCGAAGAGCCGCCCGCCCCCCAGGGGGAAGCCGTGCTAGACGAGGTCGAAAGAACGCGTCTTGACGCGTTAAGGGcccgttgggagaaggcaaatgcGTCTGCCCTGGCACGTCTCTTGGCTGTTCTGTCGAACAGGCTCTTCGACGTGTACGTGAGCTTCGGGGAAGCGCGGAAGGTGTGGACAgagctgaatgacaagtatgctgaAAGCGACAACGGCAacgagtccttcatggtggcaagCTATCTGAACTTTCGTATGGGAGATGGCAGATCAGTCATGGAACAAATCCATGAGCTTCAACTGATCGTGCGGGACTTAGGCCAGTATGGCTGTGTCCTCCCGGAGAACTTTCAGATTAATGCCATTCTGGCAAAGCTGCCTACTTCTTGGCGTGACTTTGTCACTGCACGTCGGCATTTGAAGCAGCGattgactcttaatgagctcattgctGCTATAAATGTCGAGGAGAAGTCCAAGGCAGGCTATGGTGGGGGGAAGACGTCTGCTCAAGCAAACCTTGTCGAACACAAGAACCATCCTGGCAAGAatatgaagaaagaaaagaccAAGCCTGGGTTTTCGGGACCGAAGGTCAatgcaatgaagaagaagaaaaaacccgAGATTGTCTGCTACGTCTGCGGCGAgtcggatcacaaagccaacaGATGCCGCAATCGTAAAGGCAAGGGGCCAACACCTGAACAGCAGAAGGCAGCCAAAGCCCAAGTGAATGTGGCGGTTGCAATGGCCAATGATACTGGCAAAGGCGACTCCACTAGTGG GGCGCAGATGGTGGATCCGTACTGA